The sequence CCGAGTTGCACACCTGGAATGCACTGTGTAACTGCAATCTTTCGTGCAAGAATAACTTCCATAGTTTTCGTCAACTTTTTGACGACAAACTCCACAAGACAATATTCTAGAGATAGAATATGCAAAAGAAAGACGGTGGTCATGACGGGATATTCTTATGACAAATGGTAAGTAAATACAATTTTTGTGGACAACAAAATCACATTGAAGACACACGTAAATGAGAGGTTTGCTATCAACAACCCCACAAACGTCACATGTCAAATCAGCTTTTCTCGGAAAGAAGTTGAGGTCATGCTCATGCCTTTTTGGAAAGTTAAGGAACGAGGGTGTTGTCGCGCAAACAGGATGCAAACTAAACTTACAAGTAAAACAGTAATAATATAACTTTGCGTCTTGATAGCTAGAACGACTTTCACAATGAGAACAATATATACCTGCAGATTCATCTTGAACTAGTTGGAGAGGGTGTTTAGAGTGATAAATAGATTTGATTAGAGGGGGAGACTCGACACATTCTTTGTGGAATGATACCTCACATTCGTGGCAAAAGTAATAGGTTGTACCAATTCCTTTAAATGTACAAGCATGACACAAAGACTCATctcctgattctttgttattGCACCAATAAAGTGGGTAAAGGTGGTGGCCTTCGACATTTGGAAGATAACAAGAAATGTTGATTATCGTGAGCTCATTATAAGGATCGAAAAGGCAGTGTAATCGATGGAAAGGGCAAAAGAGGGGAGAAAGTGGAGAATGCTGGACCGAACTCATGGTTACAGAAAAGATGTTTGGATGGTTATTGCAAGTTTGGAGTTTAGTTGTTGTGATTTGtgactatatatatactacaaaaatataaagttgAATGATTccatatcattttatttttctttacatgCCAACATCTCACGTCAAGTATTGCAATCTATTCACGTTTAAACTTCTCAAGCAAAGTACTAATTCTATGCTTTTACGTTTGCGTTTCCCATATTCCTATCTTACTTCCTGCACATTAACATTTCTCAAGCAAAATCATGATTCAACAAGAGTGTATGATATGATTTTTCCGTTTCAGGCTTATTTCATTTAGATGTCCGATAAAGGCCCAATAGTCTCAGCCCAAAACCTCTGGATCCCAAAGTAACCCAATTCACTCAAAACTACGTCGTTTTCGAGTGAactacatataaattataaaactggGAAAGGGTTTTAGGTCATCGTCGTCGCATCGACTCTCTCCGGCGACTACTCTCTCCATCCCGCCGTCGACAGAGCAACACTCCGTTCTGAGGTTAACCCGTCTCTCGAAATTGCTTTCTCGTGTTGATTCCGCCTTCAATTTacagtctttcttactaatcgtGAGAGAGCAGAGAGATGGCGTTGGATTACAAACCTCCAGAAGAGTTCGTAGTCAACAGCTTACAGCCCCTCGCTGACTTCGACGTGACGGGATCCACGGAGCTCTGGCTCATCCAGTGCCCTATGAGCCACGTACGTTTCGGACGATTGAGATACGTAAAGCTTTAAATGTTTTCTGAAACTGAAGGGTGTTTTGGTCTTTTTCAGGTTCCGGAGATCGAAGGGAAGGAGCTCAAGGTTAAGCTTGGTGAAGATGGAGTCTTGGGACGTTTCGAGGATTCTTCtggtaaaaaaaagttttgatcttttttttttttttaaaccagcttcttgattttttttttttttttgtattgattAGGTAAAGAGGTTGAACTTGTTAGCTTTGCTTCTCAAGAAGGTGATGCAACTGTGATTATACCTTGTGAGAACGAATCTAAGATCGGTGAGTTTCGTTTCTTTTCTCCTGTTGCTTACAGGAAGAGTTGTTGTGTCTGGTTAGTAACTATTGTgggttgttgttttttttaatggtagTTGGGAAGATTTCGAGGCGAGTTTCGTTGGTTCGGTTTCCTGAACCGGAAGAGCTGCTTGAGACATTTAAAACTCAGCAGAAGGCTTTGAGAGCTGTGACGAGTTCCTCTGTTAGAAACTCTAACCCAGCTATGAGTAGCAGGCGTAAAAGCGGACAGTCTTCTCTTCGACATAGCGGCAGAGAGAAGAGCTTTTTCTCTGGCTTCACTGAGACTCCCAAGTCTTCTAAAAGAAAGCATTCGGAGCCTTCTGCGAGCAAACATGGTTCGGGCTCTTCGGATCGGTCGGGTAAGTCTAAGAAGAAGGTGAAGACTGAGAAGTAGAGAtgattgtttttcttcttctttatgtgATGGTTTTGATGTTGAATTTTTGATTATGTGAGACGATAAGCAAAAAATAGTATTGTATCCGAATATATAACTTATTTCTCCAGTCATGGTTATGAATTACAGGCTTAAGGATTCAGACAAAAGCTATATGGCttgttgttctttttttttgttttatcttcaAGCATATGTGGTTGGAGTTGTTGTTAGAGAGTCTTGTGAACTTGGCTTCCATTGCTGTGGAGTGTTAGGCTTTTAGCTTTCTTCTTAACTCGTACGATATTCGAATACTATCCATAACACATCAAGACTCAAGCTCACATATAGGTTTGAATAGATTAAGCAATTTGGCTAAAATTGAAGCTGTGGCAACAAGTTCAATTTGGCATCAAGCTGATACACCACTCAACAGTTTCTATTCTTGTTTGGGCTGTCGAGCTCTTTTTAGCTTTCTTCTTTTGGGTCCAAATCAGATTTTTAATGGGCCGAGATCGATTTACTATCCGTCCATTATACGATTTTAACGTAAGACGCCCTACGTAAATACTGAAGTTGTTGTAACTCCATGCAAAAGGATAtaaaatactccctccgttttttttaataatagactttctaaaaaaacaaatttatttcagaaatatgtatattttatgttttttatgaaaaaattgtaaacttaaaaaaaaataattgattttattgaattactattggtttaaagttattaaaaattgaaaattggagaaaacgatacatttattatagtagtttaatatgttttttttaatatgtgtgaaaatactaaaaagtttATCTTTTAAGAACGGAGTAATTATGAACTTGGAAATAAGATGGAATTAATTAgtgagatttatttattttcctttttacttaaGCGTAATATACACTTGTACGATTCAgtatcaaaataaattagacTGAGCATCAAGATAAAAAGATTCGAATATACATTttactactccctccgtttctaaaagatgtatgttatagaagaaaaaaattgttttaaaaagatacattttttactttttcaatgtatgattttatgaaaaattgtaagtttcaaaaaaattaatggtgtttattgaatttctattgaCTTAAAGTTATGGAAAAttattattcacaaaaaacaatacatatttaataagttttcttaatatatgtgaaaagtctagaatatgcatcttttaaaaatagaaagagtaCTTTATACTTTCTCTATGTTTCTAAAAGATCAATATTCTagttttttcacacattttaataaaacacattaaatttgcataatttaatgtgtttatcttcttttcacaattttaagccaataaaaattaattagtgcaattaagatttttgaagtttgcaattagttaataaaacatgaattgaaaatataaaaaataaatcttttataaacaaaatttttctAGAGAGTAgtattttgtattataaaaaattaaaaacagatCAATTTACATCTGTCTTTCATTAATTTTGTgggtgtttttcaaaaccaacccatattttcaagtcaaacccaaaaccaaccctcttttttttgtccatactattcatcaataaaattttcatactatccttatgtttttgaattattcacaaaattgccatttttatttatttttttattaatttcgaaattaacaaaaaatcaaatacaccctaaccatttcttcttatttacaaaaatggcatcatcatcaatttttccaaccaccatttttgagctctaaagctctagaattcaattttcaaccactttttttctcattataacccaaaaaacttcatttcctctcatctcctctatatttccatctaaaaaactctcataactatcattttcataatcacaaacttcatattttcgagtttcttcattagtgaatcgttaaagatgcttctttttgctcatatttggagtttggacggttgaaaaggttggaaacgagctttacacatgaaaaatgtaactatttacatggttttcgttctttttcagatctgtgtcgcgacggtagactgttttgtatgtctacgcctccgtggagacttacgatgcagtctatttgtcaacgcacgggttagttttgcaattgaccagacaaattttttttctaacgcagacttccccagtagtctccgtctttacctttgacaacaaaaataaaactttcggtagacttactaagacgtctacctaaaagaggttagtttttcatttgaccgaacttttgacttttcaaaatagacttcaacggaagtctacaaaatgtagactgccaacgaagtctataaaaggtcagttttgcatttgaccaaaactttgacttcgtggaataggttagttttgtgtttgaccaaaaagtttaaaaagcaatcaaaaatttattaaattgtagacttcatatgcagtcttcttatcttaaaaaaaaaatgtagactgcgtataaagtctactttttaattttggtcaaatgcaaaaccaacccgtcggatttgagagtagacttcacaagaagtctacacacccgtagacgttcattttaatctactgatttgaagtcaaacttggtcaattgcaaaactaacctctttcaaaaaaattcaaacatgtagactgcatatgaagtctagttctgaaagtcaaatcttggatgaattctggtcaattgcaaaaagtaacctttttaaattgtagactgaaatgaaagtctacatgtacaaaattacaacttttattcaactatagaaagcaacccgtaaaatggtcaattgcaaaaaccaacccaaagagtagacctatttgacagtctacgtctgtaaactgaaaagaacgtcaacatcttcagagactaaatattaagtcttcatagaaaaatctataaaaatgtgaatttgtgtattattcattaaattttttctagtttttttgtttgacagtgtgtgttagttaatcctaatgggtttgagtgattttgaaaataattttttttttataattatgaaggtataattcatttgatttgacaatgttgttagctaataattgtagacgtatttctaagtcttcgtttatagttttgctagtaaggctgagcttgtttcaaagctgaagtcggtgactgtggaatataattttacattttcagcatataagacaacaaaaactctgtatgtggctaagtgtcgtgttcaaggatgtggttggaaacttagagcgagtgtgaagtatgggccaaagacattttgggtgacaaaatattcgaaaaggatgaagaatcggaaaggttgaagaatgttccttgtgcatgatggctgtacacatggtaaacttcttgaaatgacacaagaagattatgatctggacaacaaaattgagaagatggtgctaacctattccttaccaaacatcatttaaaacaaatgactccgaataggaatatactcctcttatgcctgtcacgaataatcgacaagtacggaacttgatcgagttatctaagacacactttgtacgcctttgtgtatcaagcctgcgccaatacactaaaaaaatttggattgactatatgttaaataataagtgtagacgtttttgtaaatctacaaatgtagactgcagttgaagtctacgtcgtaaattctattaaaagtgtatttgtgtattattcatcatattttttcatgatttaattattttacagtgtatgttagtaaaattttaatggtcttggatgaatttcacaatttaatgtgttataattatacacttgatacttattgcaaattgttttgattagtgttattcttgaaaatttttgggaaaattttgtatagattttcttcttctcacatgtgtgttagttattattttagcttatggtggttttacttgtttggttggttagatcttgtgaaaaaattgatatctaacaaaaaattaataatatcatacaagtgaaaacaactaaaaatgaatacaatgtttatagattatgcattaaaaaattatttaaaaattaatattttattatgaaagttattacagagcaatatattaaaaagtattcttgagtatgtttgatttttcataatcttgatgcttcaaataaagtcttggaaaaagtacctgccaaataagatagagttatgagaaaaacataagataaaaaatgaaatcatattttagtagactttttattaagtctacgtaaagttattgtttagtagactttagttgaagtctacactaatggaaaattttcatatctaaaagtgtgcatttagaaaatttgaaaatactttgttctggaaaatatttcaaaaatggttttttgtcatccttgtaacaaagcaaaaagataatgtatgaatctataaatttagttcattataaacacaaaatatcttataatgaatatatggaaagcttacatttttgggaagatgatttgaaaatattggaagagaatacctgcaaaataaaataaaattttaaaaaataagataaaaattaaaatcatatttgagtaaacttctaatgaaatttgcttaaaattcaaggctagtagacttcatttgaagtctaccagccgtaagttttaagtagatttcaaatgaagtctactctatcaaaaaaaaatagatctgaaaataatacattaaaaatatgaaataagtttaaatctaaaaaacttttaaaaatatgatttaatagacaaaatagttataaattaaagacatattaatatgaattttaatatgtaactttatttgaatataaatactagaacacatattttaaatctatagatgtaaaccttacatttctaggaggagaagagaacaactatggaagaaaatacctgcaaaataagataaaattattaaaaaacatagaaaaaaaattaaagtcatatttttgtagacttccaatgaagtctgcttaaactttgtggtttagtaaacttcatatgaagtctgcaagctttagtaaacttctttagaagtctacactgtctgataattttcagatctgaaaaaatctatatattttgaaatgtgaaaataattttaaatctgaaaatactttacataatagaatttataaggtaaactagtagcaaattaatgtagagagcttgatctataaatttatttgaatataaacatgtaaatacatatttaaaatctattaatctaaaacttacatttttagaggagatgatgaaatccatgagtgataatacctaccaaaaaaagataatattgtgagaaataaacataaaaatacacatttaaaatctatagatctaaaacttacattttttaaaggagaagatgaaaaccatgaatcataatatctaaaatgacaagataatattgtgagaaagacttgagaaaattttagagagaaagaagataatgagagagatttagaaacaattgagagaattttagagagaagagagaaagttttagagagaagggagagagttttaagaacttgtgcagccactttagagagagattgaataaattttgtttatatagggagacaaaaatgtaactaggttaaaatttacgatactgtagacttcgtttgaagtctactaaaattaaaattttggagtagatcttactataacatagtagacctttttggaagtctactataataatttaattattgttgtttattctttattattttaataattttaatatatgatttattaaatttatttctttattttttaatagttatagtatatgatttcacttttttattcttaaggaacttaacttagtttaaatataatgattttttgtaaaacaaattgaaaaatatagactgaaaaagacgtcttcagataaatagactttattgtaggtctacgaaaccctaaaccacaaatatcaaaccctaaatgttttgcttgataatcaaaaagtctcatttatacaaaatataaactactaaacattaatatgcagatttaagttaataaaacaaaaaaaaaaacaaaatctaaaatctaaccctatgaaatcaactactaaaagacataacatgttagaaccttttgtttctaaactatgaacatagtctagcacatgataaccaaattagtatatattcttcaaaattgttcgattatatgaaattttaatttatttacttcatattatccattatattgatgattagttaaaaatatcacaataattatttttatacattttcaaaattaaattagtagaccaaattagagtgtagactacaaaacaagtctataaagtagacttcgtaggaagtctatatatatgtagacttcttttattacgtgtagacttccaaaggatagaaacgtaaaatacatttatgttttttgtttggtcataagggtgaaatagtactttcactactcctttaggttggttttgcatttgactgaaagtagggtacacttttacatttgacttgaatatttgggttggttttagcaaatgtccctaattttgttttattaggaAACACATATTTAATCAAATCTTTGTCTCTCTCTGTCCGTAGAGAATTTATCGGGACATAAATCTTCTTTGACCATCCCTTCACCTTCACTTTCATCATTTCTCGgaagataaaaagaaaatttaagagAGAgatcagagagaaagagagacaataattttatcattataaaaaaaaactctctgtGTTTGGCGAGATGGGAAACTGCGCCATCAAGCCAAAGGTTCTAAAAGATTCC is a genomic window of Brassica napus cultivar Da-Ae chromosome A2, Da-Ae, whole genome shotgun sequence containing:
- the LOC106404770 gene encoding mediator-associated protein 2, with amino-acid sequence MALDYKPPEEFVVNSLQPLADFDVTGSTELWLIQCPMSHVPEIEGKELKVKLGEDGVLGRFEDSSGKEVELVSFASQEGDATVIIPCENESKIVGKISRRVSLVRFPEPEELLETFKTQQKALRAVTSSSVRNSNPAMSSRRKSGQSSLRHSGREKSFFSGFTETPKSSKRKHSEPSASKHGSGSSDRSGKSKKKVKTEK